From a single Longimicrobium sp. genomic region:
- a CDS encoding M23 family metallopeptidase produces MSARFLRLASFAMRIRLTLRTVVVAAALVEGALLAGVVTYLAVTGKALVVRFATREEMRRAETPPRLVIPVAGVRAPELRDSFGAGRSGGRRHLGIDIMAPRGTPVLAAAPGVIVRRDTSALGGISLYQRGSDERTIYFYAHLQGYRAGLVEGELVRAGDVIGYVGDTGNARGGSPHLHFGVYTVADPNRWWHGRDLNPYPLLRGAAR; encoded by the coding sequence ATGTCGGCTCGGTTCCTGCGCCTGGCGTCGTTTGCCATGCGCATCCGCCTGACGCTCCGCACCGTCGTCGTCGCCGCCGCGCTCGTGGAGGGCGCGCTGCTGGCGGGGGTGGTGACGTACCTCGCGGTGACCGGGAAGGCGCTCGTCGTCCGCTTCGCCACCCGCGAGGAGATGCGGCGTGCCGAGACGCCGCCGCGCCTCGTCATCCCCGTGGCCGGCGTGCGCGCGCCGGAGCTGCGCGACAGCTTCGGCGCGGGGCGCTCGGGCGGGCGCCGGCACCTGGGGATCGACATCATGGCGCCGCGCGGCACGCCCGTCCTGGCCGCCGCGCCGGGGGTGATCGTCAGGCGCGACACCAGCGCGCTCGGCGGCATCTCCCTCTACCAGCGCGGCAGCGACGAGCGCACCATCTACTTCTACGCGCACCTGCAGGGCTACCGCGCGGGGCTCGTCGAGGGCGAGCTGGTGCGCGCGGGCGACGTGATCGGCTACGTCGGCGACACGGGAAACGCACGCGGCGGCAGCCCGCACCTGCACTTCGGCGTGTACACGGTGGCCGATCCCAATCGCTGGTGGCACGGGCGCGACCTCAACCCGTACCCGCTCCTCCGCGGCGCCGCGCGGTGA
- a CDS encoding short chain dehydrogenase, translating to MKVIVIGGTGTIGGPVADALAPRHEVVRAARSGGDVRVDITSSDSIEEMYRTVGRFDAVVCCAGSGAWKPLEELSEDDFAMSLGNKLMGQVNVVRHGLKHAGDGGSITVTSGVLAQSPMPGSAAVSLVNAGLEGFVRAAALEAPRGVRVNVVSPPWVSETLQAMGMDPSGGMPAEQVARAYVAAVEGTMNGATLDPRDFR from the coding sequence ATGAAGGTGATCGTGATCGGCGGGACGGGGACGATCGGCGGCCCCGTGGCGGACGCGCTGGCGCCGCGCCACGAAGTCGTCCGCGCGGCCCGCAGCGGCGGCGACGTGCGGGTGGACATCACCTCGAGCGATTCGATCGAGGAGATGTACCGCACCGTCGGGCGGTTCGACGCGGTGGTGTGCTGCGCCGGCTCGGGCGCGTGGAAGCCGCTGGAGGAGCTCAGCGAGGACGATTTCGCGATGAGCCTGGGGAACAAGCTGATGGGGCAGGTCAACGTGGTCCGCCACGGCCTGAAGCACGCCGGCGATGGCGGCTCGATCACGGTGACGAGCGGCGTGCTGGCGCAGAGCCCCATGCCCGGGAGCGCGGCCGTCAGCCTGGTGAACGCGGGGCTGGAGGGGTTCGTGCGCGCGGCCGCGCTCGAGGCGCCGCGCGGCGTGCGGGTGAACGTGGTGAGCCCGCCGTGGGTGTCCGAGACGTTGCAGGCCATGGGGATGGACCCGTCGGGCGGGATGCCGGCGGAGCAGGTCGCGCGCGCCTACGTGGCCGCCGTGGAGGGGACGATGAACGGCGCCACCCTGGACCCGAGGGACTTCCGGTGA
- a CDS encoding DinB family protein → MSAGDHDAALREQLAKFLAWREAHAGFDAAVEGLPAELRGRRPEGLPHSPWELLEHLRKAQHDILDFSRNPDYGEMRWPEDYWPASPAPPDDEAWERSVAAYRADREAMQALARDPSVDLFARIPHGNGQTYLREILLTVDHAAYHVGQLVLVRRLLGAWKE, encoded by the coding sequence GTGAGCGCGGGCGACCACGACGCCGCGCTCCGCGAGCAGCTCGCGAAGTTCCTGGCGTGGCGCGAAGCGCACGCGGGCTTCGACGCGGCGGTGGAGGGGCTGCCGGCCGAGCTGCGCGGGCGGCGGCCCGAAGGGCTTCCCCACTCGCCGTGGGAGCTGCTGGAGCACCTCCGCAAGGCCCAGCACGACATCCTCGACTTCTCCCGCAACCCGGACTACGGGGAGATGCGGTGGCCGGAGGACTACTGGCCCGCCTCCCCCGCCCCGCCGGACGACGAGGCGTGGGAGCGCAGCGTGGCCGCGTACCGCGCCGACCGCGAGGCGATGCAGGCGCTGGCGCGCGACCCGTCGGTCGACCTGTTCGCCCGCATCCCGCACGGCAACGGGCAGACGTACCTCCGCGAGATCCTGCTTACGGTCGACCACGCGGCGTACCACGTGGGCCAGTTGGTGCTCGTGCGGCGTCTTCTGGGCGCGTGGAAAGAGTGA
- a CDS encoding glycosyltransferase: MGDPAVSIVLPFRDEAAFLPECLASIRAQTLDDWELLAIDDGSADASPEIVSRLAREDARVRLVRPGRVGLVAALNLGIAESRAPLVARMDADDVMLPERLAAQRDYLDAHPDVALCGTQVELFPADEVRGGYLEYVRWQNACVRPEEIAANLYVESPFAHPSVMARTAVLRAAGGYAEGPFPEDYELWLRLHAAGQRMGKVPRVLLRWRERGARTSRVDTRYAREAFDRVRADHLARDPRLHAGREIAVWGAGRRSRLRARLLMERGISPVTWIDIDPDKIGHRVWGLPVHAPEWLAGRDPRPFVLVYVNNHGARDLIDARLGEMGYVAGEDWLGVG, translated from the coding sequence ATGGGTGATCCCGCCGTCTCCATCGTCCTCCCCTTCCGCGACGAGGCGGCGTTCCTGCCGGAGTGCCTGGCCTCCATCCGTGCGCAGACGCTGGACGACTGGGAGCTGCTCGCCATCGACGACGGCTCGGCGGACGCGTCGCCGGAGATCGTCAGCCGACTGGCGCGGGAGGATGCGCGCGTGCGGCTCGTTCGGCCCGGGCGCGTCGGGCTGGTCGCCGCGCTGAACCTGGGGATCGCGGAGTCGCGCGCGCCGCTGGTGGCGCGAATGGACGCGGACGACGTGATGCTGCCGGAGCGGCTGGCGGCGCAGCGCGACTACCTGGACGCGCATCCGGACGTCGCGCTGTGCGGCACGCAGGTGGAGCTCTTTCCCGCGGACGAGGTGCGCGGCGGCTACCTGGAGTACGTGCGCTGGCAGAACGCATGCGTGCGTCCCGAAGAGATCGCCGCCAACCTGTACGTGGAATCGCCCTTCGCGCACCCGTCGGTGATGGCGCGCACGGCCGTTCTCCGTGCCGCGGGCGGCTACGCGGAGGGGCCGTTCCCGGAGGACTACGAGCTGTGGCTGCGGCTGCACGCCGCCGGCCAGCGCATGGGCAAGGTGCCGCGCGTGCTCCTGCGCTGGCGCGAGCGGGGCGCGCGCACCAGCCGCGTGGACACGCGCTACGCCCGTGAGGCCTTCGACCGCGTCCGCGCGGATCATCTCGCGCGCGACCCGCGGCTGCACGCCGGCCGTGAGATCGCCGTGTGGGGCGCCGGACGCCGCTCGCGCCTGCGCGCGCGGCTGCTGATGGAGCGCGGGATCTCGCCCGTCACGTGGATCGACATCGACCCGGACAAGATCGGGCACCGCGTCTGGGGCCTCCCCGTGCATGCGCCCGAGTGGCTCGCCGGGCGCGACCCGCGGCCGTTCGTCCTCGTCTACGTCAACAACCACGGCGCGCGTGACCTCATCGACGCGCGCCTGGGGGAGATGGGCTACGTCGCCGGCGAGGATTGGCTGGGCGTGGGATGA
- a CDS encoding amidohydrolase family protein, with amino-acid sequence MIIDCHTHLNRYLPELPVSLEERHALLRAEMEAHGVAYALVLAAHDVTPDWPGTEELLETVGRDPRLGIVAGVRHAHLARDLPHLRELLRGARVKALKLYPGYEPFRLSAPEMRPVYELAAEYGVPVMIHTGDTFDPHAKVRFAHPLEVDDIAVDHREVSFVICHLGNPWMLDAAEVIYKNANVFGDLSGFTVGDWQPRFERLMVQKVDEVVAYVNEPSKLMFGSDWPISELGGYLRFLGKLDLTDEERDGILWRNAARVFRLSFEVRVERDDEGS; translated from the coding sequence GTGATCATCGACTGCCACACCCATCTCAACCGCTATCTCCCCGAGCTCCCGGTCTCGCTCGAAGAGCGCCACGCGCTGCTGCGTGCGGAGATGGAGGCGCACGGCGTGGCGTACGCGCTGGTGCTAGCGGCGCACGACGTGACGCCCGACTGGCCGGGCACCGAGGAACTGCTGGAGACCGTGGGGCGCGACCCGCGGCTGGGGATCGTGGCCGGCGTGCGGCACGCGCACCTGGCGCGCGATCTCCCGCACCTGCGCGAATTGCTGCGCGGCGCGCGGGTGAAGGCGCTCAAGCTGTACCCCGGCTACGAGCCGTTCCGCCTCTCCGCCCCCGAGATGCGCCCCGTATACGAGCTGGCCGCCGAGTACGGCGTGCCGGTGATGATCCACACGGGTGACACCTTCGACCCGCACGCGAAGGTCCGCTTCGCCCACCCGCTGGAGGTGGACGACATCGCCGTCGACCACCGCGAGGTGAGCTTCGTCATCTGCCACCTGGGCAACCCCTGGATGCTGGACGCCGCCGAGGTCATCTACAAGAACGCCAACGTCTTCGGCGACCTCTCCGGCTTCACCGTGGGCGACTGGCAGCCGCGCTTCGAGCGGCTGATGGTGCAGAAGGTCGACGAGGTGGTGGCGTACGTGAACGAGCCGTCGAAGCTGATGTTCGGCAGCGACTGGCCGATCTCGGAGCTGGGCGGCTACCTGCGCTTCCTGGGCAAGCTGGACCTGACCGACGAGGAGCGCGACGGGATCCTCTGGCGCAACGCCGCGCGCGTCTTCCGGCTGAGCTTCGAGGTGCGCGTCGAACGAGACGACGAGGGATCGTGA
- a CDS encoding cation:proton antiporter, with protein MISLALLSTGTGPPGYFVQAAAVIVAGAVVAYAGARAGLVTIVGFLLAGVLIGPNGLGVVSDRAIVDAAAELGVVLLLFTIGIEFSFERLARIRRLILGGGTAQVVLATAATAGLVAATGAGWRAAVFTGFLVSLSSTAIVLKLLADRGEATRAHGQVGVGLLIFQDLAIIPMVLLLPLLGGQGGGSPGDVALALGKAAGIIAAVLLVARRVMPPLLETVARTCSPDLFLLTVVAVCFGTAYLTSLAGVSLSLGAFLAGLVVSESRFSEHALGEILPLQILFSATFFVSVGMLLDLGFLVRHLPLVATAAAGVLAVKTLTTAAASRLLGYRPAVAGAAGLLLAQVGEFSFVLDRAGAQAGLSPLGRGQAGSQTFIAATVVLMIATPYLASVASWLEARRRAPAAATDEGEAEPGEEGLGMENHVIVAGYGAGARRLARVLDTTAVPFVITTLSPEGAREAEEAGYRVLRGDSTRQRTLERVGVERAKVLVVADDDAATAARITTVARMSNPTMRIVVRTRYLAEVDPLAHAGADRVLAEELEAVVQLFADVLREYRVAPEEIETQEAAVRAGGYAALRAAELPPLPVCTLGAGCLESRTVTVRAGAAAAGRRVSELALSSYGVHLRAVRRGGAWEDDPAGDVALAPGTDLALVGTAEAFARAAPLFRPAGGSLPPPPSPPARAWVDTEQVVTLEPAHPGRCPHLLQVRPVHPGSRGCEECLRTGDDWVHLRICMSCGHVGCCDDSRNRHAAAHFHATAHPVMRSIEPGETWGWCYVDRLEV; from the coding sequence ATGATCTCCCTCGCCCTTCTCAGCACCGGCACGGGACCGCCCGGCTACTTCGTGCAGGCCGCGGCCGTGATCGTGGCCGGCGCGGTGGTGGCCTACGCAGGCGCCCGCGCGGGGCTCGTCACCATCGTCGGCTTCCTCCTGGCGGGGGTGCTGATCGGGCCCAACGGGCTGGGGGTGGTGAGCGACCGCGCCATCGTCGACGCGGCCGCCGAGCTCGGGGTGGTGCTCCTCCTCTTCACCATCGGCATCGAGTTCAGCTTCGAGCGCCTGGCGCGCATCCGCCGGCTGATCCTGGGGGGCGGCACGGCCCAGGTGGTGCTGGCCACCGCGGCCACCGCGGGGCTGGTGGCCGCCACGGGCGCGGGGTGGCGCGCGGCCGTCTTCACCGGCTTCCTGGTGTCGCTCTCGTCCACCGCCATCGTGCTCAAGCTGCTGGCCGACCGCGGCGAGGCCACCCGCGCGCACGGGCAGGTGGGGGTGGGGCTGCTCATCTTCCAGGACCTGGCCATCATCCCCATGGTGCTCCTCCTCCCGCTGCTGGGCGGACAGGGCGGCGGCTCGCCGGGCGACGTGGCGCTGGCGCTGGGGAAGGCGGCGGGGATCATCGCCGCGGTGCTGCTGGTGGCGCGCAGGGTGATGCCGCCGCTGCTGGAGACGGTGGCGCGCACCTGCTCGCCCGACCTCTTCCTCCTCACCGTGGTGGCGGTGTGCTTCGGCACCGCGTACCTGACCAGCCTGGCCGGAGTGAGCCTGTCGCTGGGCGCCTTCCTGGCGGGGCTGGTGGTGAGCGAGAGCCGGTTCAGCGAGCACGCCCTGGGCGAGATCCTCCCGCTGCAGATCCTGTTCAGCGCCACCTTCTTCGTGTCGGTGGGGATGCTGCTGGACCTGGGGTTCCTCGTGCGCCACCTGCCTCTGGTGGCCACCGCCGCGGCCGGGGTGCTGGCCGTCAAGACGCTCACCACCGCCGCCGCCTCGCGCCTGCTCGGCTACCGCCCCGCCGTGGCGGGCGCTGCCGGGCTGCTGCTGGCGCAGGTGGGCGAGTTCTCGTTCGTGCTCGACCGGGCCGGCGCGCAGGCGGGGCTGTCGCCGCTGGGCCGGGGGCAGGCGGGGTCGCAGACCTTCATCGCCGCCACCGTGGTGCTGATGATCGCCACGCCCTACCTGGCCTCGGTGGCCTCATGGCTGGAGGCGCGCCGGCGCGCGCCCGCCGCCGCGACGGACGAAGGCGAGGCGGAGCCGGGGGAAGAGGGGCTGGGGATGGAGAACCACGTGATCGTGGCCGGCTACGGCGCGGGCGCCCGCCGGCTGGCGCGGGTGCTCGACACCACCGCCGTGCCCTTCGTGATCACCACGCTCAGCCCCGAGGGCGCCCGCGAGGCCGAGGAGGCGGGATACCGCGTCCTGCGCGGCGATTCCACCCGGCAGCGCACGCTCGAGCGCGTGGGGGTGGAGCGGGCCAAGGTGCTGGTGGTGGCCGACGACGACGCGGCCACCGCGGCGCGGATCACCACGGTGGCGCGGATGTCCAACCCCACCATGCGCATCGTGGTGCGCACGCGCTACCTGGCCGAGGTCGATCCGCTGGCGCACGCCGGCGCCGACCGCGTGCTGGCCGAGGAGCTGGAGGCGGTGGTGCAGCTGTTTGCCGACGTGCTGCGCGAGTACCGCGTGGCGCCGGAGGAGATCGAGACGCAGGAGGCGGCCGTGCGCGCCGGGGGATACGCGGCGCTGCGCGCGGCCGAGCTTCCGCCGCTTCCCGTGTGCACGCTGGGGGCCGGCTGCCTCGAGTCGCGCACCGTCACCGTCCGCGCCGGCGCCGCGGCGGCGGGACGGCGCGTCTCCGAGCTGGCTTTGTCGTCGTACGGCGTGCACCTGCGCGCGGTGCGGCGCGGCGGCGCGTGGGAGGACGACCCGGCCGGCGACGTGGCGCTGGCGCCCGGCACCGACCTGGCCCTGGTGGGCACCGCCGAGGCGTTCGCGCGCGCCGCGCCGCTCTTCCGCCCGGCCGGGGGCTCGCTTCCGCCGCCGCCATCCCCGCCGGCCCGCGCGTGGGTCGACACGGAGCAGGTGGTGACGCTGGAGCCGGCGCACCCGGGCCGCTGCCCGCACCTGCTGCAGGTCCGCCCGGTGCACCCCGGGAGCCGCGGGTGCGAGGAGTGCCTGCGCACGGGCGACGACTGGGTGCACCTGCGCATCTGCATGAGCTGCGGCCACGTGGGGTGCTGCGACGATTCCAGGAACAGGCACGCCGCCGCCCACTTCCACGCCACCGCGCACCCGGTGATGCGCTCGATCGAGCCCGGCGAGACGTGGGGATGGTGCTACGTGGACCGGCTGGAGGTGTAG
- a CDS encoding type I restriction endonuclease, with amino-acid sequence MSEEFRSALVTHAQTVVERAVRAQSEAATQQYLVLPFLQLLGYDPLDPDEVIPEAHASFSDKFKNRVDYSISVNGNPAIAIECKKVGTLSEANRGELKGYFNAVPTVKLGILTDGLQFQLYTDTGLENLMDDQPFAVVDLSEVARGQVDPTAFDALSKLRKGTFDPAFVGADARRRIYTAQYADALDKALSRPDERFVRTMMDLANVEGRRTNRMVEEHAPIIRDAAEALLDRKILERVGFADRKDLVKMRTEAIPSAPDPEPVATPAADGEMGVVTTEVELFVLDYVKTRLPFLVGGDEVLFSKLQHVRPIDHKTVFTLFYRQERKGRLFNFRQGRDPQYRFDFMGAGGATLIDTDDLASIDQALLAAFKQRVQELG; translated from the coding sequence ATGAGTGAAGAGTTTCGCAGCGCACTGGTCACGCATGCGCAGACTGTGGTTGAGCGAGCCGTTCGAGCGCAGTCGGAAGCCGCCACGCAGCAGTACCTCGTACTTCCGTTCCTCCAACTCCTCGGCTACGACCCGCTCGATCCCGACGAGGTCATCCCCGAGGCTCACGCGTCGTTCTCCGACAAGTTCAAGAATCGCGTCGATTACTCGATCTCGGTGAATGGCAACCCGGCCATCGCCATCGAATGCAAGAAGGTGGGCACACTCTCCGAAGCGAACCGCGGAGAGTTGAAGGGCTACTTCAATGCCGTACCGACCGTCAAGCTCGGGATCCTGACGGATGGACTCCAGTTCCAGCTCTATACTGATACAGGGCTGGAGAACTTGATGGACGATCAGCCTTTCGCAGTGGTCGACTTGTCCGAGGTGGCACGGGGACAGGTCGACCCTACTGCGTTCGACGCCCTGAGCAAGCTCCGGAAAGGCACGTTCGACCCGGCGTTCGTCGGGGCAGACGCACGGCGCCGCATTTACACGGCCCAGTATGCCGACGCGCTTGACAAGGCTTTGAGCCGTCCCGATGAGCGCTTTGTACGAACGATGATGGATCTAGCAAACGTCGAGGGGCGGCGGACGAACCGAATGGTCGAAGAGCACGCACCGATCATCCGTGATGCGGCCGAGGCGCTCTTGGACCGAAAGATCCTTGAGCGAGTCGGATTTGCGGATCGCAAGGATCTGGTGAAGATGCGAACCGAAGCAATCCCATCCGCACCTGATCCGGAGCCGGTCGCAACGCCCGCGGCGGACGGAGAGATGGGGGTCGTCACAACCGAAGTTGAGTTGTTTGTCCTTGACTACGTGAAAACCAGGCTGCCATTCCTCGTGGGTGGAGACGAGGTGCTGTTCTCAAAGTTGCAGCACGTTCGGCCCATCGACCACAAGACGGTATTCACCTTGTTCTATCGCCAGGAACGAAAAGGGCGGCTGTTCAACTTCCGCCAAGGCCGCGACCCGCAGTACCGCTTTGACTTTATGGGTGCAGGTGGCGCCACGCTGATCGATACGGATGACCTCGCCTCAATCGATCAGGCCCTGCTCGCGGCGTTCAAGCAACGCGTCCAGGAACTCGGCTGA
- a CDS encoding aminotransferase class V-fold PLP-dependent enzyme: MFTRRDFLSTLGRTAPAAWLAAGGSAQVRELAEELARFTGDPDEIARDERFWAPVQQAFTVDRSIINLNNAGVSPSPALVQDAMKRHLDYSNEAPVQTMWRVLEPQRETVRAGLARMFGCDAEEIAITRNATEALQILQMGFDLRLGDEVVVSTQDYPHMIETWRQRERRDRIVLRTIDLPIPIEDPGEVVRRYEAAITPRTKLVHVSHMSFINGQVLPVRDVARMARRRGISAIVDGAHAFAHFPFHQGDLECDFYAASLHKWLYAPHGTGMLYVRRERIPEIWPLQASDEAKRADIRKFEDVGTHPAANALAIAEAMYFTHAIGIDNKAARLAYLRDRWAAELARHPRVRLHTSLRRGRAYAIALVQVEGIEPGKVYEELWTKHRIITSPTKWAGVEGIRVTPNVYTTLDEIDRFTEVMRGILRA, encoded by the coding sequence ATGTTCACCCGTCGCGACTTCCTCTCCACTCTCGGGCGCACGGCGCCGGCCGCGTGGCTGGCGGCGGGCGGGAGCGCGCAGGTGCGCGAGCTGGCGGAGGAGCTGGCGCGCTTCACCGGCGATCCCGACGAGATCGCGCGCGACGAGCGCTTCTGGGCGCCGGTGCAGCAGGCGTTCACGGTCGATCGCTCCATCATCAACCTGAACAACGCGGGGGTGAGCCCCTCGCCCGCGCTGGTGCAGGACGCGATGAAGCGGCACCTCGACTACTCGAACGAGGCGCCGGTGCAGACCATGTGGCGCGTGCTGGAGCCGCAGCGCGAAACCGTGCGCGCCGGCCTGGCGCGGATGTTCGGGTGCGACGCCGAGGAGATCGCCATCACCCGCAACGCCACCGAGGCGCTGCAGATCCTGCAGATGGGCTTCGACCTGCGGCTGGGCGACGAGGTGGTCGTCTCCACGCAGGATTATCCGCACATGATCGAGACGTGGCGCCAGCGCGAGCGCCGCGACCGCATCGTGCTGCGGACGATCGATCTGCCGATCCCGATCGAGGACCCGGGCGAGGTGGTGCGGCGGTACGAGGCGGCGATCACGCCCCGGACGAAGCTGGTCCACGTCAGCCACATGAGCTTCATCAACGGCCAGGTCCTGCCCGTGCGCGACGTGGCGCGGATGGCGCGTCGCCGCGGCATCTCCGCGATCGTGGACGGGGCGCACGCGTTCGCGCACTTCCCCTTCCACCAGGGCGACCTGGAGTGCGACTTCTACGCGGCCAGCCTGCACAAGTGGCTGTATGCGCCGCACGGCACGGGAATGCTGTACGTGCGGCGCGAAAGGATCCCGGAGATCTGGCCGCTGCAGGCGTCGGACGAGGCGAAGCGGGCCGACATCCGCAAGTTCGAGGACGTCGGCACGCACCCGGCCGCCAACGCGCTCGCCATCGCCGAGGCGATGTATTTCACCCACGCCATCGGGATCGACAACAAGGCGGCGCGCCTGGCCTATCTCCGCGACCGGTGGGCGGCGGAGCTGGCGCGGCATCCGCGCGTGCGGCTGCACACCAGCCTGCGGCGCGGCCGTGCGTACGCCATCGCGCTGGTGCAGGTGGAGGGGATCGAGCCGGGGAAGGTGTACGAGGAGCTGTGGACGAAGCACCGCATCATCACCAGCCCGACGAAGTGGGCCGGCGTCGAGGGCATCCGCGTCACCCCGAACGTCTACACCACGCTGGACGAGATCGACCGGTTCACGGAGGTGATGCGGGGAATTCTCCGCGCCTGA
- a CDS encoding FkbM family methyltransferase, with product MQPLRVLKRFAARLLPEPVKAAVRGRRYGYRPPAVSLGYSARFDASGQVRLEIHRLARLTLSRPAWEAFRFHLESNGESAEELYAFVQHAGAADGVLFDVGANHGIFTLAYCAARPGNRAIAFDAAAEPLADLRRALAQNGLADRAEIRQAWLSSASGTVHGSIDESGFFNTTREDRSREVVKTTIDAFVERTGIRPSIVKIDVDGEEIEVIAGAARTLREIRPTLFVELHHDLLEARGERPGRFVGLLVDAGYRFETLPGKPLAPRAITNTPAALLRFIARP from the coding sequence ATGCAACCCCTGCGCGTCCTGAAGCGATTCGCCGCCCGCCTGCTGCCGGAACCGGTCAAGGCGGCGGTTCGCGGTCGTCGGTACGGCTATCGGCCGCCCGCGGTCTCTCTCGGCTACAGCGCACGCTTCGACGCGTCCGGACAGGTGCGGCTGGAGATCCACCGGCTCGCGCGCCTCACCCTGTCGCGGCCGGCGTGGGAAGCGTTCCGCTTTCACCTGGAAAGCAACGGCGAGTCGGCGGAAGAGCTCTACGCATTCGTCCAGCACGCCGGCGCCGCGGACGGCGTGCTCTTCGACGTCGGCGCCAACCACGGGATCTTCACCCTGGCCTACTGCGCGGCGCGCCCCGGAAACCGGGCGATCGCCTTCGACGCCGCGGCGGAGCCTCTGGCCGACCTGCGGCGAGCCCTCGCGCAGAACGGGCTCGCCGACCGCGCCGAGATCCGCCAGGCCTGGCTCAGCTCCGCGTCCGGCACGGTGCACGGCTCGATCGACGAAAGCGGCTTCTTCAACACCACGCGCGAAGACCGTTCGCGAGAGGTGGTGAAGACGACGATCGATGCCTTCGTGGAGCGGACGGGAATCCGTCCCAGCATCGTGAAGATCGACGTCGACGGAGAGGAGATCGAGGTGATCGCGGGCGCCGCGCGTACACTCCGTGAGATCCGCCCCACGCTCTTCGTCGAGCTCCATCACGACCTCCTGGAGGCCAGGGGCGAGCGCCCGGGGCGGTTCGTCGGTCTGCTTGTGGACGCGGGATACCGGTTCGAGACCTTGCCCGGCAAGCCACTGGCCCCGCGCGCGATCACCAACACTCCCGCGGCGCTGCTGCGCTTCATCGCCAGGCCATGA
- a CDS encoding sigma-70 family RNA polymerase sigma factor produces MHADPTDQELIGRARTGDERAFRVLVERYELAVAATVIGMLGPGDDADDVGQETFIRFYRALGDFRGDASVKTYLRRIAVNLSLNALKRRRRFSLRFLSRDRAREPLPEPPAEQRDGVESREAQARVRAAIDRLGPKHRPVVVLRMIEGCSTRETAEVLGLPEGTVLSRLSRAMEQLAAELRPYVQDREMTEERR; encoded by the coding sequence ATGCACGCCGACCCCACCGACCAGGAGCTGATCGGCCGCGCGCGCACCGGCGACGAGCGCGCGTTCCGCGTCCTCGTCGAGCGCTACGAGCTGGCGGTCGCGGCGACGGTGATCGGGATGCTGGGGCCGGGCGACGACGCCGACGACGTGGGGCAGGAGACGTTCATCCGCTTCTACCGCGCGCTCGGCGACTTCCGCGGCGACGCGTCGGTGAAGACCTACCTGCGGCGCATCGCGGTGAACCTGTCGCTGAACGCGCTCAAGCGCCGGCGCCGCTTCTCGCTGCGCTTCCTGAGCCGCGACCGCGCGCGCGAGCCGCTTCCCGAGCCGCCCGCCGAGCAGCGCGACGGCGTGGAGAGCCGTGAGGCACAGGCGCGCGTGCGTGCGGCCATCGACCGGCTGGGGCCGAAGCACCGGCCGGTGGTGGTGCTGCGGATGATCGAGGGATGCTCCACGCGCGAGACGGCCGAGGTGCTGGGGCTCCCCGAGGGGACGGTGCTCTCGCGCCTCTCGCGCGCGATGGAGCAGCTGGCGGCCGAGCTCAGGCCGTACGTGCAGGATCGGGAGATGACGGAGGAAAGACGATGA
- a CDS encoding YHYH protein: protein MKMRSRVMEMALLGAAAMALACGTNAVAGTDDDSSTISGDVPAVFQKFTNGVEISADGSEIVLRSRGVPNHRSPYWSPGDSRFEAYNGSNPQWASNGFTIQEQQLVIRIPRNPQKAASASPTPLGPIGMALNGVPIFNQYAGNGRPLTMEINSFDQYNGHPQQTGSYHYHAEPLYLTRTGGSEGLIGFLLDGFPVYGPVENGKTLANADLDDLHGHTGPTADYPNGIYHYHATAEAPYINGAGFYGTPGTASR from the coding sequence ATGAAGATGAGATCGCGGGTGATGGAGATGGCGCTGCTGGGCGCCGCGGCGATGGCGCTGGCGTGCGGGACGAACGCGGTGGCGGGGACGGACGACGATTCCTCGACGATCAGCGGCGACGTGCCCGCCGTCTTCCAGAAGTTCACCAACGGAGTGGAGATCTCCGCAGACGGAAGCGAGATCGTGCTGCGCTCGCGCGGCGTCCCCAACCACCGGAGCCCGTACTGGTCGCCGGGCGACTCGCGCTTCGAGGCGTACAACGGCTCCAACCCGCAGTGGGCGTCCAACGGCTTCACCATCCAGGAGCAGCAGCTGGTGATCCGCATCCCGCGCAACCCGCAGAAGGCCGCCAGCGCCTCGCCCACGCCGCTGGGGCCCATCGGGATGGCGCTGAACGGCGTCCCCATCTTCAACCAGTACGCGGGAAACGGGCGCCCGCTGACGATGGAGATCAACTCCTTCGACCAGTACAACGGCCACCCGCAGCAGACCGGCTCGTACCACTACCACGCCGAGCCGCTCTACCTCACCCGCACCGGCGGCAGCGAGGGGCTGATCGGCTTCCTGCTCGACGGCTTCCCCGTCTATGGGCCCGTGGAGAACGGGAAGACGCTGGCCAACGCCGACCTCGACGACCTGCACGGCCACACCGGCCCCACGGCCGACTACCCCAACGGCATCTACCACTACCACGCGACCGCCGAGGCCCCGTACATCAACGGCGCCGGCTTCTACGGCACGCCCGGCACCGCGAGCCGGTAG